A genome region from Magnolia sinica isolate HGM2019 chromosome 8, MsV1, whole genome shotgun sequence includes the following:
- the LOC131253605 gene encoding vacuolar-sorting receptor 1-like — MKGKLGFFIWVLFLWGPCYGRFVVEKNSLHVTSPDSLKGNHECAIGNFGIPQYGGTMVGTIIYPKANQKGCTGFDQFDISFKSKPGGRPTFVLADRGDCYFTLKAWNAQTAGAAAILVADDKMEPLITMDTPEEENANADYLQNITIPSALISKTLGDNIKKALSNSEMVTINLDWRESLPHPDERVEYEFWTNSNDECGPKCDSQMAFVENFKGPAQILEKKGYTQFTPHYITWYCPEAFVLSKQCKSQCINHGRYCAPDPEQDFTRGYDGKDVVIQNLRQVCLFKVANESGKPWLWWDYVTDFAIRCPMKHQKYTDECANNVIQSLGVDLSAINKCIGDPNANEENPVLKAEQDAQIGKGSRGDVTILPTLVINNRQYRGKLDKGAVLKAICAGFQETTEPAVCLSEDLETNECLENNGGCWLDKAVNITACKDTFRGRVCECPVVDGVKFVGDGYSHCEVSGAGRCEINNGGCWKKTQDGRTFSACIEDHANRCVCPEGFKGDGVKECEDIDECKEKTACQCPECKCKNLWGSYECSCGGDLLYMREHDTCISKKSTSEVGWSVVWIIFLGLAAAGVGGYALYKYRIRRYMDSEIRAIMAQYMPLDNQGEPPNHIQHGTDI, encoded by the exons ATGAAAGGGAAGCTTGGATTTTTCATTTGGGTTTTGTTTCTTTGGGGGCCTTGTTATGGTAGATTTGTGGTGGAGAAGAACAGCTTGCATGTGACTTCTCCAGACTCATTGAAAGGCAACCATGAGTGTGCGATCGGGAATTTTGGGATCCCACAGTATGGCGGGACGATGGTGGGGACCATCATCTACCCAAAGGCCAATCAGAAGGGGTGCACCGGTTTCGATCAGTTCGATATCTCTTTTAAATCGAAGCCCGGCGGGCGGCCCACCTTCGTTCTTGCCGATCGAGGAG ACTGTTACTTCACGTTGAAGGCATGGAATGCGCAAACTGCCGGAGCAGCTGCTATCCTTGTTGCAGACGACAAGATGGAACCGTTAATCACGATGGACACCCCTGAAGAAGAGAACGCCAATGCAGATTATCTCCAAAACATCACTATCCCCTCCGCTCTTATCAGCAAAACCTTAGGCGACAACATTAAGAAAGCTCTATCCAACAGCGAGATGGTCACCATCAATTTGGACTGGAGGGAATCGCTGCCCCACCCCGACGAGCGGGTCGAGTATGAGTTCTGGACGAACAGCAACGATGAGTGCGGGCCAAAGTGTGATAGCCAGATGGCGTTTGTTGAGAATTTCAAGGGTCCAGCCCAGATACTCGAGAAGAAGGGGTACACCCAATTCACCCCGCATTACATCACGTGGTACTGCCCTGAAGCTTTTGTCTTGAGCAAGCAGTGCAAGTCGCAGTGCATCAACCATGGGCGGTATTGTGCGCCCGACCCCGAACAGGATTTCACCCGAGGGTACGACGGGAAGGATGTCGTGATTCAGAACTTGCGGCAGGTTTGCTTGTTTAAAGTTGCTAATGAGTCCGGCAAGCCTTGGCTATGGTGGGATTACGTCACAGACTTTGCGATTAGATGCCCGATGAAACATCAGAAATATACGGACGAGTGCGcgaacaatgtcattcaatctttgG GTGTTGATCTCAGCGCGATAAATAAATGCATAGGAGATCCTAATGCAAATGAAGAGAATCCGGTGCTTAAAGCAGAACAGGATGCACAG ATTGGCAAAGGCTCTCGAGGAGATGTGACGATACTGCCAACTCTCGTAATCAACAACCGACAATATAGAG GTAAGTTGGACAAAGGCGCTGTCCTCAAAGCCATCTGTGCGGGTTTCCAAGAGACCACTGAGCCAGCCGTTTGTTTGAGCGAAG ATTTAGAGACAAATGAATGCTTGGAAAATAATGGTGGATGCTGGCTTGATAAGGCTGTTAATATTACTGCTTGCAAG GACACTTTCCGGGGACGGGTGTGTGAATGCCCTGTTGTTGACGGAGTGAAATTTGTGGGTGATGGGTATAGTCATTGTGAAG TTTCCGGAGCTGGACGCTGTGAAATCAACAACGGGGGCTGTTGGAAGAAAACCCAAGATGGCAGGACTTTCTCTGCCTGCATT GAAGATCATGCCAATCGTTGCGTATGTCCAGAAGGATTCAAGGGTGACGGGGTCAAAGAATGTGAAG ACATAGATGAGTGCAAGGAAAAGACTGCCTGCCAATGCCCAGAGTGCAAATGCAAGAACTTGTGGGGAAGTTATGAATGCAGCTGTGGCGGTGATCTTTTGTACATGAGAGAACACGATACATGCATAA GCAAGAAATCTACGTCGGAGGTCGGCTGGAGCGTTGTGTGGATCATTTTCTTAGGCTTGGCTGCAGCTGGAGTTGGAGGCTATGCCTTGTACAAGTACAGAATCAGG CGATACATGGATTCTGAGATCCGGGCTATCATGGCGCAATACATGCCGCTGGATAATCAAGGAGAACCCCCAAATCACATCCAGCATGGAACAGACATCTAA